A genomic window from Anthonomus grandis grandis chromosome 2, icAntGran1.3, whole genome shotgun sequence includes:
- the LOC126750420 gene encoding zinc finger protein 62-like, which yields MEKTGNFCCICIQETEDLNSITVLDDCGISFREKLTICDSNQDWNDQRLLLCQACIKKLNEVYDFIILCHKSYAARAEKLKKLKEEQTYDIEEFTCYICKKSFKKKRFLKSHITRIHVSSKAKDEIDDSGSNEKENNESLNHIPEPKDELKKESPTELETGEDDYFSDDNAEQYSSEEDEKPLRKRRSRKKQEKPESFTCEYCGRQFNRHQHWAAHIRSKHTFEKPYKCKLCEASFATSHSLLVHKRNHNNEKPYICSTCGKGFVCSGDLFHHNKIHLNKKEYECNICNKRFNTTSILRTHKIVKHTQPQDWKYMCMLCERKFPISSSLTLHMKRHTGNRDHSCHICGKTFFNKSEVNKHMLCHSNQKKFKCNLCVDKEYKNKEGLNKHLKLVHDLGTWKVPKLEKKFECSLCPKKFIFNNKLQRHMLTHTGEKPFKCDFCDKKFSDIYYRKSHMKKEHGSQYEENDIKYENVIASNNGF from the exons aTGGAGAAAACCGGGAATTTCTGTTGCATATGTATCCAGGAAACTGAGGACCTAAACTCGATAACAGTATTGGATGATTGTGGAATTAGTTTTAGAGAGAAATTAACCATATGCGACTCCAACCAA GACTGGAATGACCAAAGATTACTTCTGTGCCAggcttgtattaaaaaattaaacgaagtttatgattttattattttatgtcatAAAAGCTATGCCGCTAGGGCAGAAAAGCTTAAAAAGCTCAAGGAAGAACAAACATATGATATTGAGGAATTTACATGCTATATTTGTAAAAAgtcctttaaaaaaaagagatttttaaaGTCCCACATCACTAGAATCCATGTGAGCTCAAAAGCAAAAGATGAAATTGATGATTCTGGCTCCAATGAGAAAGAAAACAATGAAAGCTTGAACCATATTCCTGAGCCaaaagatgaattaaaaaaagaaagtccAACTGAACTAGAAACTGGTGAAGATGACTATTTTTCAGATGATAATGCTGAACAGTATTCAAGTGAAGAAGATGAAAAACCTTTAAGAAAACGGCGTTCTCgtaaaaaacaagaaaagccTGAATCATTCACTTGTGAATACTGTGGGAGGCAATTTAACAGGCACCAGCACTGGGCTGCACACATACGATCAAAGCACACATTTGAAAAGCCTTATAAATGTAAACTTTGTGAAGCAAGCTTTGCAACTTCACATAGCTTATTGGTCCACAAAAGAAACCACAACAATGAAAAGCCTTATATTTGCAGCACTTGTGGCAAAGGTTTTGTTTGCTCAGGAGACCTTTTTCACCACAACAAaatccatttaaacaaaaaagaatacGAATGTAACATTTGTAACAAAAGATTTAATACCACAAGTATTTTACGAACCCATAAAATTGTTAAGCATACACAGCCTCAAGATTGGAAATATATGTGTATGTTGTGTGAGAGGAAGTTCCCAATAAGCAGCAGTTTGACCCTCCACATGAAAAGACATACAGGCAATAGAGACCATTCCTGCCACATTTGtggcaaaacattttttaataaatcagaaGTGAATAAGCACATGTTATGTCATTCCAATCAGAAAAAGTTCAAATGTAACCTTTGTGTGGATAAAGAGTACAAAAACAAAGAAggtttaaacaaacatttgaaGCTGGTACATGATTTAGGGACATGGAAGGTGCCAAAGCTCGAGAAGAAGTTTGAATGCTCTTTATGTCCCaagaagtttatttttaataataagttgcaAAGACACATGTTGACCCATACAGGAGAAAAGCCTTTTAAGTGTGATTTTTGTGATAAGAAGTTTAGTGATATTTATTACAGGAAGAGTCACATGAAGAAGGAACATGGATCTCAGTATGAAGAGAATGACATTAAGTATGAAAATGTTATTGCATCAAATAATGGattttga